Proteins encoded by one window of Aspergillus chevalieri M1 DNA, chromosome 6, nearly complete sequence:
- the POB3 gene encoding FACT complex subunit POB3 (BUSCO:EOG09261WVT;~COG:K;~EggNog:ENOG410PHIH;~InterPro:IPR024954,IPR035417,IPR000969,IPR011993, IPR013719,IPR038167;~PFAM:PF17292,PF08512,PF03531;~antiSMASH:Cluster_6.4;~go_component: GO:0005634 - nucleus [Evidence IEA];~go_function: GO:0003677 - DNA binding [Evidence IEA]) produces MESFDNVYLDLSKSPGKCKLAESGLGWRPSGGGDTFTLDSSNIGAAQWSRAAKGFELRILSRSSGVIQLDGFDQEDFERLSKAFKIWYGINVESREHALRGWNWGKAEFTKAELSFNVQNRPAFEIPYSEISNTNLAGKNEVAVEFALGDGQTNGASGQPGSTKNRGKKAASGPDELVEMRFYIPGLAVKKEKGTKEETGEEGEEKEEEEEEEVEEQNAANLFYETLMDKAEIGDVAGDTFATFLDILHLTPRGRFDIDMYESSFRLRGKTYDYKIQYASIKKFFLLPKNDDTHILIVLGLDPPLRQGQTRYPFLVMQMKLDEEISLELNMTDELLDTQYKDKLQSHYEEPIHQVVTKIFRGLSGKKVIMPSKDFVSHHGHSGVKCSIKANEGLLYFLDKSLIFVPKPSTYIQLENVAIITMSRVGGAVSASRTFDITVSLKNGLGEHQFSNINREEQQPLEEFFKAKNIRFKNEMTDDHKSLIAAALDNEEMGSSDEGGRPDRGSADEDSESPDEDFQTESDSDVAEEFDSAHDSSGSDDDAEMDDASDGGDDDEEMEDAEEARPKKKSKTGK; encoded by the exons AT GGAGAGCTTCGATAACGTCTATCTCGATCTTTCGAAGAGTCCCGGAAAGTGCAAACTTGCAGAGAGTGGTCTGGGATGGCGACCTTCCGGTGGAGGCGACACATTTACCCTTGATAGCAGCAACATTGGCGCAGCGCAATGGAGTCGCGCGGCCAAAGGGTTTGAGCTGAGAATTCTTTCGCGCTCGTCGGGTGTGATTCAATTGGATGGTTTTGATCAGGAG GACTTCGAACGATTGAGCAAAGCGTTCAAAATCTGGTATGGCATTAACGTTGAGTCCCGCGAACATGCCTTGAGAGGGTGGAACTGGGGTAAAGCCGAATTCACAAAGGCCGAGCTTTCGTTCAACGTGCAAAACCGACCTGCCTTTGAAATCCCCTACTCCGAAATCTCGAATACGAACCTTGCCGGAAAGAACGAAGTCGCTGTCGAGTTTGCTCTTGGGGATGGACAGACAAATGGAGCTAGTGGCCAGCCGGGCAGCACGAAGAACCGTGGCAAGAAGGCTGCTTCGGGCCCTGATGAGCTGGTCGAGATGCGGTTTTATATCCCTGGTTTGGCagtgaagaaggagaagggcACCAAGGAAGAGACTGGtgaagagggcgaggagaaggaggaagaagaagaggaggaagtcgAGGAGCAGAACGCAGCCAACCTATTTTATGAGACCCTCATGGACAAGGCTGAGATTGGTGATGTGGCTGGCGACACGTTCGCTACCTTCTTGGATATCCTCCATCTTACTCCTAG AGGTCGTTTCGATATCGACATGTACGAATCGTCATTCCGGTTACGTGGAAAGACGTACGACTACAAGATCCAATACGCCTCAATCAAGAAATTCTTCCTACTTCCTAAAAATGATGATACCCACATACTTATTGTTCTGGGACTCGACCCGCCTCTTCGCCAGGGTCAGACCCGTTACCCTTTCCTTGTTATGCAAATGAAATTGGATGAAGAAATCAGCCTCGAGCTGAATATGACTGA TGAGCTTCTCGACACTCAATACAAAGACAAGCTGCAGTCTCACTACGAAGAGCCCATCCACCAGGTGGTGACCAAGATCTTCCGTGGATTGTCCGGCAAGAAGGTCATTATGCCTTCGAAGGACTTTGTCAGTCACCATGGCCACAGCGGCGTCAAGTGCTCAATCAAGGCCAACGAGGGTCTCCTTTACTTCTTGGATAAGAGTTTGATTTTCGTTCCCAAGCCTTCAACCTACATCCAGCTTGAGAACGTGGCCATTATTACCATGTCGCGTGTTGGCGGTGCCGTGTCTGCTAGCAGGACGTTCGATATCACTGTTAGCCTGAAGAATGGCTTGGGAGAGCACCAATTCAGCAACATCAACCG TGAGGAGCAACAACCTCTCGAAGAGTTCTTCAAGGCCAAGAATATCCGCTTCAAGAACGAGATGACAGATGAT CACAAATCCCTCATCGCAGCAGCCCTGGATAACGAAGAGATGGGCTCCAGCGACGAAGGCGGCCGTCCTGACCGCGGCTCAGCCGACGAGGACTCGGAGTCCCCCGATGAAGACTTCCAGACCGAATCAGACTCGGACGTCGCCGAAGAATTCGACTCGGCCCACGACAGCAGTGGCAGCGACGACGATGCAGAGATGGACGATGCTTCTGACggtggagatgatgatgaggagatggaggatgcTGAAGAGGCGCggcccaagaagaagagcaagactGGGAAATAG
- the aspB gene encoding septin AspB (COG:D;~EggNog:ENOG410PGWY;~InterPro:IPR030379,IPR027417,IPR016491;~PFAM:PF00735,PF01926;~antiSMASH:Cluster_6.4;~go_function: GO:0005525 - GTP binding [Evidence IEA]) encodes MASPTPPANGTPTGRLSPDSRAESPFVERSNPMGSGNAQTVSSKDPKAVAQAATDMKNVVRRKLTGYVGFANLPNQWHRKSVRKGFNFNVMVVGESGLGKSTLVNTLFNTSLYPPKERAAPSHDIIPKTVAIQSISADIEENGVRLRLTVVDTPGFGDFVNNDDSWRPIVENIEQRYDAYLEAENKVNRTNIIDNRIHSCVYFIQPTGHSLKPLDIEVMRRLHTKVNLIPVIAKADTLTDEEIALFKQRILADIQHHSIQIFEGPRYELDDEETIAENQEIMSKVPFAVVGANSEVTTADGRQVRGRSYPWGTIEVDNEEHCDFVKLRQMLIRTHMEELKEHTNNSLYENYRSEKLTQMGVAQDPSVFKEVNPAVKQEEERALHEQKLAKMEAEMKMVFQQKVAEKESKLKQSEDELYARHREMKDQLDRQRVELDEKKGRLESGRPIEEKGKRKGFSLR; translated from the exons ATGG CCTCGCCTACCCCCCCAGCAAACGGTACTCCCACCGGACGCTTGTCTCCCGACAGCAGGGCCGAATCTCCCTTTGTTGAGCGCAGTAACCCCATGGGCTCTGGCAACGCTCAAACCGTCAGCTCAAAGGACCCCAAGGCCGTCGCCCAGGCTGCCACCGATATGAAGAACGTCGTTCGCCGCAAGCTGACCGGCTACGTTGGTTTCGCCAACTTGCCCAACCAATGGCACCGTAAGAGTGTCCGTAAAGGATTCAACTTTAACGTGATGGTTGTCG GTGAATCTGGTCTCGGAAAGTCGACTCTCGTCAACACATTGTTCAACACCTCTCTCTACCCCCCGAAGGAGCGCGCTGCCCCTAGCCACGACATCATCCCCAAGACTGTGGCCATCCAGTCCATCAGCGCCGATATCGAGGAGAACGGTGTCCGTCTTCGTCTCACCGTCGTCGACACCCCTGGATTTGGTGACTTTGTGAACAACGATGACTCGTGGCGCCCGATTGTCGAGAACATTGAGCAGAGATACGACGCCTACCTCGAGGCCGAGAACAAGGTCAACCGCACCAACATCATTGACAACCGTATCCACTCTTGCGTCTACTTCATCCAGCCTACGGGCCACTCCCTGAAGCCTCTGGACATTGAGGTCATGCGCCGGTTGCACACCAAGGTCAACCTGATTCCCGTCATTGCCAAGGCCGATACTCTTACGGACGAGGAGATTGCTTTGTTCAAGCAGAGA ATCCTCGCCGATATCCAGCACCACTCGATCCAGATCTTCGAGGGCCCCCGCTACGAGCTCGACGACGAAGAGACCATCGCTGAGAACCAGGAGATCATGTCTAAGGTCCCCTTTGCCGTTGTTGGTGCCAACTCGGAAGTCACAACCGCCGACGGTCGTCAGGTCCGTGGCCGTAGCTACCCCTGGGGTACCATTGAGGTCGACAACGAGGAGCATTGCGACTTTGTCAAGCTGCGCCAGATGTTGATCCGTACCCACATGGAAGAGCTCAAGGAGCACACTAACAACAGCCTCTATGAGAACTACCGCTCTGAGAAGTTGACCCAGATGGGTGTTGCCCAGGACCCAAGCGTCTTCAAAGAGGTCAACCCTGCCGTCAAGCAGGAGGAGGAGCGGGCTCTCCACGAGCAGAAGCTTGCCAAGATGGAAGCCGAAATGAAGATGGTCTTCCAGCAGAAGGTggcagaaaaggaaagtAAGCTGAAACAGAGCGAAGACGAACTGTACGCCCGACATCGCGAGATGAAGGATCAATTGGATCGTCAACGCGTCGAACTAGACGAAAAGAAGGGTCGTCTGGAAAGCGGACGGCCGATCGaggagaagggaaagagaaagggGTTCTCACTCCGTTAA
- a CDS encoding glycoside hydrolase family 2 protein (CAZy:GH2;~COG:G;~EggNog:ENOG410PMBT;~InterPro:IPR006103,IPR006102,IPR017853,IPR036156, IPR008979,IPR006104,IPR013783;~PFAM:PF02837,PF02836;~antiSMASH:Cluster_6.4;~go_function: GO:0004553 - hydrolase activity, hydrolyzing O-glycosyl compounds [Evidence IEA];~go_process: GO:0005975 - carbohydrate metabolic process [Evidence IEA]), whose amino-acid sequence MAYPRPDFQRKNLHWISLDGIWDILFDDADSGLSQSWHLKGIPSEAGANKRRDIRVPYAFQTPASGIGVHEVHEVIWYERTVSDIRTIDEINRGNRLVIRFGAVDYECSVWVDGHFVGCHQGGHVPFDLDISDAFSRPDATKKTIEARLTLRVRDSATDLAQPRGKQYWGPVPESIFYTPTSGIWQTVWLESVPPVRLSCGSGGTVLRSDDIKRGLLHACVAVTGRPVGFQCSVEIESHLAGQSVNKAKSDLPKDREFANIDLSMKVPNAAELKHKIPFNADECWHNGVALWHPGHPILYDLVLRLYDSSGKVVDEVQTTTGMRHLSWQNGDGTFRINDKPFFQTMVLDQGYWDETGLTPPSPEALKIDIELTKKMGFSGCRKHQKVEDPVFYYWADRLGFLVWGEMANAYAFGNDFVERVNSEWIASVKRDINHPSIITWTPANESWGYTSLKDNIEQRNHLRSVYYQTKTLDPTRPINDNCGWEHVLTDLTTYHDYSDFTDLSVTCSNMGTGILGQKGGHDMFVPPSGSDPGSKHQPGAPVICSEFGGVNIAPSKDSPAATERDWGYTTASDPEDFLYRFEKLVMAIVKGGNSHGLVYTQICDIEQEVNGLYSIHRKEKIPSERVRAIMDAAREYYYKNVAVQRTHLGSKVVHGLEKRFHM is encoded by the exons ATGGCTTATCCGCGACCTGATTTTCAGCGTAAAAACCTCCATTGGATTTCCCTCGACGGGATATGGGACATCCTCTTCGACGACGCAGACAGCGGCCTTTCCCAATCATGGCACCTAAAGGGGATACCCTCCGAAGCAGGAGCAAACAAGCGGCGAGATATCAGAGTGCCCTATGCTTTTCAAACCCCGGCCTCCGGAATTGGTGTCCATGAAGTCCACGAGGTAATCTGGTATGAGCGCACCGTGAGCGATATCCGCACCATCGATGAGATAAACCGCGGAAACCGCCTGGTGATTCGTTTTGGTGCTGTCGATTATGAGTGCTCTGTTTGGGTAGACGGTCATTTCGTGGGATGTCATCAGGGCGGCCATGTACCCTTTGACCTCGATATTTCGGATGCCTTCTCTCGTCCCGACGCTACGAAGAAAACAATTGAGGCCCGTTTGACATTGCGAGTCCGTGACTCTGCAACTGATCTTGCCCAGCCCCGTGGGAAACAGTACTGGGGTCCCGTTCCGGAGAGTATCTTCTACACACCCACGAGTGGAATTTGGCAGACGGTTTGGTTGGAGAGTGTCCCTCCAGTGCGACTCTCTTGTGGCAGTGGTGGCACAGTACTCCGTTCGGATGATATCAAACGGGGCCTACTCCATGCTTGTGTTGCCGTCACTGGTCGACCAGTTGGCTTCCAATGCAGCGTTGAGATCGAGTCTCATCTTGCTGGACAATCCGTCAATAAGGCCAAAAGTGATCTCCCAAAGGATCGAGAGTTTGCCAATATCGATCTGAGCATGAAAGTGCCAAACGCAGCAGAATTGAAGCACAAGATACCGTTTAACGCGGACGAATGCTGGCACAATGGTGTGGCACTTTGGCATCCTGGTCATCCGATTCTATATGACTTGGTGCTGCGCCTCTATGACTCCTCCGGGAAAGTGGTGGACGAAGTTCAAACGACAACCGGAATGCGTCACCTTTCATGGCAAAACGGCGACGGAACTTTTCGAATCAACGACAAGCCTTTCTTCCAAACTATGGTCCTGGACCAAGGCTACTGGGACGAGACTGGTCTCACACCTCCTTCCCCAGAAGCCTTGAAGATCGACATTGAGTTGACGAAGAAAATGGGGTTCAGTGGTTGTCGCAAACACCAAAAGGTTGAGGATCCTGTCTTTTACTATTGGGCTGATCGATTGGGCTTCCTCGTCTGGGGCGAGATGGCCAATGCCTATGCATTTGGCAACGACTTTGTCGAGCGAGTCAACAGCGAGTGGATAGCGTCTGTCAAGAGAGACATCAATCATCCTTCCATTATCACTTGGACTCCTGCGAATGAAAGTTGGGGCTATACTTCGCTGAAGGACAATATCGAGCAGCGCAACCATCTTCGCTCTGTGTATTACCAGACGAA AACCCTCGACCCAACCCGCCCaatcaacgacaactgcggCTGGGAACACGTCCTGACAGACCTTACCACCTATCACGATTACAGCGACTTCACCGACCTTTCCGTAACATGCTCCAATATGGGCACCGGAATCCTAGGCCAAAAGGGCGGACACGACATGTTCGTCCCGCCTTCAGGCTCCGATCCAGGCTCCAAGCATCAACCAGGTGCCCCGGTGATCTGCTCCGAGTTTGGTGGCGTAAACATCGCCCCTTCAAAGGATTCTCCCGCTGCTACTGAACGGGACTGGGGTTATACTACCGCGTCTGATCCAGAAGATTTCTTATATCGTTTTGAAAAACTGGTAATGGCGATTGTGAAGGGAGGTAATTCGCATGGCCTTGTGTATACTCAGAT